One Alicyclobacillus acidoterrestris DNA window includes the following coding sequences:
- a CDS encoding spore germination protein — translation MLKRFFTVDESVLNDQFTLLDDETDTSYDEDGNKRGPEVIDFDTDENKTQTAKRPVSMRQFIRRGAALYNEAVQKSHVGQDDDLPVSIDQMKERLERFFHLPQNKDVVIREFSVGVQTKQPWRGLAVFVDGLADKTVINNDILERLMLFTQFIHDEPRRNMEYIQEKILTSNQTAMLEKWSEVIQVILAGSTVVLLDGCNGALSVETKGWEHRSVSIPQTESVVRGAHDAFTENFRTNTGLIRSRFRSEHLVTEIYSVGNLASTDVAIMYVHGMTNPKLVREIRRRIEAIDVDYIDSPGVLEQFIEDEPRMMIPQVLSTERPDRVAASLAEGYVAIVVGNNPFVLIAPVVLYSLIHTSEDANLRFYAGTFIRGLRWISLFIACLLPALYVAVTNYHPEMLPTDLMLAIAGSREQVPFPVIVEVLLMEFAIELIREAGIRIPSVIGPTIGIVGALIIGQAAVQAGIVSPLLVIVVATTALAGFAIPNYELSMAVRISRFVFLLAGAFLGFYGIAILLCVSVVRLSMQKSFGVPILSPIAPTKASAKDVLIRGPVYSMNLRPSFLHPLRTWRQQPVTRPWSAPTGKRAGRKGNDKA, via the coding sequence ATGTTAAAGCGTTTTTTCACCGTCGACGAATCTGTGCTGAACGATCAATTTACACTGCTGGACGACGAAACCGATACGAGCTATGACGAAGACGGGAATAAACGCGGCCCGGAAGTGATCGACTTTGACACGGATGAAAATAAAACACAGACGGCGAAGCGCCCGGTTTCGATGCGGCAGTTCATCCGTCGTGGTGCGGCCCTTTACAACGAAGCTGTGCAAAAATCCCACGTCGGTCAGGATGACGACTTGCCAGTTTCCATTGACCAGATGAAAGAGCGTCTCGAACGCTTTTTTCACTTGCCTCAGAACAAGGATGTCGTGATTCGCGAGTTCAGTGTCGGTGTGCAGACGAAACAGCCCTGGCGCGGACTGGCTGTGTTTGTGGACGGATTGGCGGATAAGACAGTCATCAATAATGACATTCTCGAGCGGCTGATGCTGTTTACCCAATTTATCCACGACGAACCGCGACGCAATATGGAGTACATTCAGGAGAAAATTTTAACCAGCAACCAAACGGCCATGCTGGAAAAATGGTCGGAAGTCATTCAGGTGATTCTGGCGGGATCGACCGTTGTACTGTTAGATGGTTGTAATGGCGCGTTGTCCGTGGAGACCAAGGGGTGGGAGCACCGAAGTGTCAGCATCCCACAGACTGAATCGGTGGTGCGGGGTGCCCACGACGCGTTCACCGAGAACTTTCGGACGAATACAGGCCTCATCCGATCCCGCTTTCGCTCCGAACACCTGGTCACCGAGATCTACAGCGTTGGGAACCTGGCGTCGACCGACGTCGCCATTATGTACGTGCATGGAATGACAAACCCGAAGTTGGTACGGGAAATCCGCCGCCGGATTGAGGCGATTGACGTTGATTACATCGATAGTCCGGGGGTGTTGGAGCAGTTTATCGAAGATGAGCCGCGCATGATGATTCCACAGGTGTTGTCTACGGAACGGCCAGACAGGGTTGCTGCGTCGTTGGCTGAGGGATATGTCGCCATCGTTGTCGGAAATAACCCATTTGTATTGATTGCACCTGTCGTATTGTACTCTTTGATTCATACATCGGAGGACGCAAACCTGCGGTTTTACGCAGGCACGTTTATTCGAGGACTGCGTTGGATTTCCCTGTTTATCGCGTGCCTGTTGCCCGCACTGTACGTCGCGGTCACCAATTACCATCCAGAGATGCTGCCGACGGATTTAATGCTCGCGATTGCAGGCAGCCGCGAGCAGGTGCCGTTTCCCGTTATCGTCGAGGTTTTGCTGATGGAGTTTGCCATCGAGCTGATTCGGGAGGCGGGGATTCGCATACCGTCCGTGATCGGCCCTACTATTGGGATTGTTGGCGCTCTGATTATCGGACAGGCCGCAGTGCAGGCTGGTATCGTGAGCCCGCTGTTGGTGATTGTCGTGGCGACCACTGCGCTCGCGGGATTTGCCATCCCAAATTATGAATTGAGTATGGCCGTTCGAATTAGTCGTTTTGTCTTTCTACTCGCTGGCGCATTTCTCGGTTTCTACGGCATCGCCATTCTCCTGTGCGTCTCTGTCGTCCGCCTGTCGATGCAAAAATCGTTTGGCGTGCCGATTTTGAGCCCAATTGCTCCCACAAAAGCAAGTGCCAAAGACGTGCTGATCCGCGGCCCCGTGTATTCAATGAACTTGCGCCCATCGTTTCTGCACCCACTCCGTACTTGGCGACAACAACCTGTCACCCGTCCGTGGAGTGCACCGACTGGTAAGCGCGCAGGGAGAAAGGGGAATGACAAGGCATGA
- a CDS encoding GerAB/ArcD/ProY family transporter, with the protein MKNQEGKASVAGRELTALMILVVATNAFLIYPQYVSQSAYEAAWMEPIVSGALTLVLFYFVEWLMRKYYAQLDIVEVSKEVFGRVIAALLAMIFAAYFICTTAMVVREFTENVIMTVLPSTPILLVGAVFMGAVGYIAYAGLEGISRTAYIFLPILLIGLVGVCVATMNWWHPAMLLPCWGTGIPRVLTGSLEYSSVFSNVLLLTIIYKHAHNPRQMRRIGSVSITVSTLLLCLLIITYHMVFPAVESEQVSFALYRLARLIYLGPFFQRLESVFIFLWVTAATVKMAVTLWCSAYLLGKAFGWPTYRPGIPILALLSWSIAMWADSWVQVVDLDGRYLLRWGWTVVFVLPIVVLLMGVVGRAFKGSTGEPGERRRRRRGITHA; encoded by the coding sequence ATGAAGAACCAGGAGGGAAAAGCCAGTGTTGCCGGCAGAGAACTGACCGCCTTAATGATTCTCGTCGTCGCCACGAACGCGTTCCTGATTTATCCGCAATATGTGAGCCAGTCGGCCTATGAAGCAGCCTGGATGGAGCCGATTGTGTCAGGCGCACTGACACTCGTTCTGTTTTACTTTGTGGAGTGGCTCATGCGCAAGTATTACGCGCAGTTGGATATTGTTGAGGTCAGCAAAGAAGTGTTTGGGCGGGTGATTGCCGCACTCTTGGCGATGATATTCGCCGCGTATTTCATTTGTACAACGGCGATGGTCGTCCGTGAGTTCACAGAGAACGTCATCATGACCGTCCTGCCCTCGACGCCGATTCTCCTTGTGGGCGCCGTCTTCATGGGGGCCGTCGGGTACATTGCGTACGCTGGACTCGAGGGGATCAGCCGCACCGCGTATATCTTCTTGCCGATTCTTTTGATTGGGCTTGTCGGTGTGTGTGTGGCGACCATGAACTGGTGGCACCCGGCGATGCTGTTGCCGTGCTGGGGAACCGGGATTCCGCGCGTGCTGACCGGGTCACTTGAATACAGCTCCGTCTTTAGCAATGTATTGTTGTTGACGATTATTTACAAACACGCGCATAACCCGCGGCAGATGCGACGTATTGGGTCTGTCAGCATCACCGTCTCGACGCTGTTGTTATGCTTGCTCATCATCACGTACCACATGGTCTTCCCGGCTGTCGAATCGGAACAGGTGTCCTTTGCACTGTACAGATTGGCGCGGCTGATTTACCTTGGCCCATTCTTTCAGCGGCTGGAGAGTGTGTTTATTTTTCTCTGGGTCACTGCAGCCACGGTGAAGATGGCGGTGACGCTGTGGTGTTCGGCGTATCTGCTCGGCAAGGCGTTTGGTTGGCCGACGTACCGCCCAGGTATTCCGATTCTCGCACTGCTGTCGTGGTCCATCGCGATGTGGGCGGACAGTTGGGTACAAGTGGTCGATCTCGACGGCAGATACCTACTGCGCTGGGGCTGGACAGTGGTTTTTGTCTTGCCGATTGTGGTGCTCTTAATGGGCGTGGTCGGTCGCGCGTTCAAGGGTTCCACGGGAGAGCCTGGCGAGCGACGACGGCGACGGAGGGGGATTACACATGCTTAG
- the rnhA gene encoding ribonuclease HI produces the protein MSDTEASKQVIIYTDGACSKNPGPGGWAAVLKYGEHIKEVSGGEPHTTNQRMEIMAVIGALRVLKQPCDVVVYSDSAYVINCFQQKWYVNWQRNGWRNSKGETVQNRDLWEELLSVMAPHKVQWKKVKGHAGVAWNERCDELARAAIPR, from the coding sequence TTGAGCGATACAGAAGCTTCAAAACAAGTCATTATTTATACCGACGGTGCCTGTTCGAAGAATCCCGGCCCTGGGGGCTGGGCGGCTGTCTTAAAATATGGAGAACACATCAAAGAAGTATCTGGCGGCGAACCGCACACCACCAATCAGCGCATGGAAATCATGGCGGTGATTGGTGCGCTTCGCGTGCTCAAACAGCCTTGTGACGTCGTCGTGTATTCGGATTCCGCCTATGTCATCAATTGTTTTCAGCAGAAGTGGTACGTCAATTGGCAGAGGAACGGCTGGCGCAACAGCAAAGGGGAAACGGTGCAAAATCGAGACCTCTGGGAGGAACTGCTGTCCGTCATGGCACCGCATAAGGTTCAGTGGAAAAAGGTCAAAGGCCACGCTGGCGTCGCCTGGAACGAACGCTGTGACGAATTGGCGAGGGCGGCTATTCCCCGATGA
- the queG gene encoding tRNA epoxyqueuosine(34) reductase QueG, whose protein sequence is MSAELDIETLRELAKREGVLEVAVTDAAPFPELIPWLEAYEARGRTGFEVGEVALRINPRFWMHEARSIIVIALPYLTEQGAHTARSHPRGRRHGRTSHYTYGVDYHRVLAEKLRAIHRSMEAVVGHEIAMKLSIDTSPLVDRRLAERAGLGWIGKNAMFYSHRYGSYVFLGAMLVNLAIPPTAHQEAAVGALCGTCTRCLTACPTGAIVAPGVIDATRCLSYVTQMKGIIPVEFRDKLGRRVWGCDVCQSTCPINQNVEHSKEDAFGPSHELAYPDLIELLQMSNRQFMRKYGHTAMAWRGLRTLQRNALIALGNAGDAAALAWMIPFLHNARVELRASAAWAIGKIGGKEAKEALLHALDEEQDAQVMEELRNGLEACHERG, encoded by the coding sequence ATGAGCGCGGAGCTTGACATAGAAACGTTGCGCGAACTGGCTAAGCGTGAGGGCGTGTTGGAAGTTGCCGTTACGGATGCCGCCCCATTTCCGGAGTTAATTCCGTGGCTCGAAGCCTATGAGGCCCGTGGGCGCACTGGGTTTGAGGTGGGGGAGGTCGCCCTGCGCATCAATCCACGTTTCTGGATGCACGAGGCCAGGTCTATCATCGTGATCGCGCTGCCGTATTTGACAGAGCAGGGAGCGCACACAGCCCGGTCGCACCCGCGCGGGCGCCGTCACGGACGCACTTCACACTACACGTACGGCGTCGATTACCACAGAGTGCTTGCGGAAAAACTCCGCGCTATCCACCGCAGCATGGAGGCGGTCGTCGGGCATGAAATCGCAATGAAGCTCTCGATTGATACATCCCCTTTGGTAGACCGGCGGCTAGCCGAGCGCGCGGGTCTCGGCTGGATTGGCAAAAACGCGATGTTTTATAGTCACCGCTATGGTTCCTACGTGTTTTTAGGCGCGATGCTGGTCAATCTCGCGATTCCCCCCACCGCGCATCAGGAAGCGGCCGTTGGTGCCCTATGTGGAACGTGTACACGCTGTCTCACGGCATGTCCTACTGGCGCAATTGTCGCACCGGGCGTGATTGATGCCACACGCTGTTTGTCGTATGTTACACAAATGAAGGGTATCATCCCTGTTGAATTTCGGGACAAACTCGGTCGCCGAGTTTGGGGTTGTGACGTCTGTCAGTCGACTTGTCCAATCAATCAGAACGTCGAACACTCGAAAGAGGATGCCTTTGGCCCGAGTCACGAGTTGGCATACCCCGACCTCATTGAACTGTTGCAGATGTCTAACCGCCAGTTCATGCGCAAATACGGACATACGGCTATGGCTTGGCGGGGGCTACGCACCTTACAGCGCAACGCTTTGATTGCGCTTGGCAATGCCGGCGACGCTGCGGCGCTTGCATGGATGATTCCATTTCTGCACAACGCGCGCGTTGAATTGCGGGCGAGCGCGGCATGGGCGATTGGCAAAATCGGTGGCAAAGAGGCCAAAGAAGCGTTGCTTCACGCGCTGGATGAGGAACAGGATGCACAGGTGATGGAGGAATTGCGCAATGGATTGGAGGCCTGTCATGAACGCGGTTGA
- a CDS encoding methylated-DNA--[protein]-cysteine S-methyltransferase has protein sequence MNAVERRILQMPVEQVSGSTQMTPYGSFSLIACERGLMYAGWGGLEAFTEYVNQYPSGELSRSYLQQASSELDAYFRGTLSTFSVPLVYQGTPFQEAVWSGLMTIPFGETWSYRQLAVHIGNPLAVRAVGQANRANRIAVIIPCHRVIGADGGLVGYAGTATDLKASLIGHEHSVVAHR, from the coding sequence ATGAACGCGGTTGAACGCCGGATTTTGCAGATGCCTGTCGAGCAGGTAAGTGGTAGCACGCAAATGACGCCCTATGGTTCGTTTTCGCTCATCGCTTGTGAGCGCGGATTGATGTATGCCGGTTGGGGCGGCTTAGAGGCGTTTACGGAGTATGTTAACCAGTATCCATCTGGGGAGCTGTCCAGGTCCTATCTACAGCAGGCGTCCAGTGAATTGGATGCGTATTTTCGAGGGACTTTGTCGACGTTTTCGGTGCCGTTGGTCTATCAGGGCACGCCCTTTCAGGAGGCCGTCTGGTCAGGGCTCATGACAATTCCGTTTGGTGAGACGTGGTCATACAGGCAACTGGCCGTTCATATTGGCAATCCGCTTGCAGTCCGCGCGGTTGGCCAAGCCAATCGGGCGAACCGCATCGCGGTGATTATTCCTTGCCATCGGGTGATTGGCGCAGACGGCGGGCTGGTCGGATATGCCGGTACAGCCACAGACCTCAAGGCCAGCCTCATTGGCCACGAACACTCAGTCGTCGCCCACAGATAA
- a CDS encoding phosphotransferase, whose amino-acid sequence MKRQKMPDWLEVLASEFLKPPYFLQAQLEAKEAAQSTHSENQTNSAAHSTSANANHNAHSYDLRGGLTAVATDVSSKATSAKQTRTPVGNGRTSRSAIPTQTYDIPKGVLDRYPVTIERREQMPGILRVVTDEGKRYAVKRTHLSLPHVWFVHRMLKYAQKQGFSRYSKFLLTKKKAPGVNDGGNVYYATEWIDAQPANFASAEHVAQTAYALAQFHEATRGFTSEKFVPNDAFNLFEMTKERNHDLRQLIYKAEANDDKDEFDKLFVSLKAELLDDAADSLQLLQQAECAAFLHADKANAGISHLDVIPGNCLYAPDHNVYLIDFELSTFAPRVLDMAHLLRRSLQLNHWSGDIAYACFLHFDTVKTIPKVEYRLVEALLKFPYRAWRLAHTRYHFFKDPAQLDDLLAYADEASRRQSFLKSFSEQVRSLSVGDD is encoded by the coding sequence ATGAAACGACAAAAGATGCCTGATTGGTTAGAAGTGTTGGCGAGCGAGTTCTTAAAGCCCCCTTACTTCCTGCAAGCGCAATTAGAAGCAAAAGAGGCCGCGCAGTCAACGCACAGCGAGAATCAGACGAATTCAGCTGCGCATTCGACAAGCGCGAACGCAAACCACAACGCCCATTCGTACGATCTGCGTGGGGGGCTGACTGCGGTTGCCACAGATGTATCGTCAAAAGCGACGAGCGCAAAGCAAACACGCACACCGGTTGGCAACGGGCGGACTTCCCGGAGCGCTATCCCGACACAAACGTACGACATCCCCAAAGGCGTCCTTGACCGTTACCCTGTGACTATCGAACGAAGAGAACAAATGCCGGGTATCCTCCGGGTCGTCACAGATGAAGGAAAACGCTACGCCGTCAAGCGCACACACCTCTCCCTGCCGCACGTGTGGTTCGTGCACAGAATGCTGAAATATGCGCAGAAACAAGGATTTTCTCGCTACAGCAAGTTCCTGCTGACGAAGAAAAAAGCACCTGGTGTGAATGATGGGGGAAACGTGTATTACGCAACCGAGTGGATAGACGCACAACCTGCGAACTTCGCGTCGGCCGAACACGTGGCACAAACCGCGTATGCCCTGGCCCAATTCCACGAGGCGACCCGCGGGTTTACATCGGAAAAGTTCGTCCCGAACGACGCATTCAATTTGTTCGAGATGACCAAAGAACGCAACCACGACCTGCGACAACTCATCTACAAAGCGGAAGCCAATGACGACAAAGACGAGTTCGACAAGTTATTCGTCTCACTCAAAGCGGAGTTGCTGGATGATGCGGCAGATAGCCTGCAGCTACTGCAACAGGCGGAGTGTGCAGCGTTCTTGCACGCCGACAAAGCAAATGCGGGCATCAGTCACTTGGACGTCATCCCGGGGAACTGTCTATACGCGCCTGATCACAACGTGTACCTGATTGATTTCGAGCTCTCGACCTTTGCCCCACGCGTGCTCGATATGGCGCACTTGCTGCGAAGAAGCTTGCAACTCAATCACTGGAGCGGCGATATCGCCTACGCGTGCTTTCTGCACTTCGACACAGTCAAAACCATTCCAAAAGTGGAATACCGCCTGGTCGAGGCGCTGTTAAAATTCCCGTACCGGGCCTGGCGTCTGGCGCATACACGCTACCACTTTTTCAAGGACCCGGCACAGCTAGATGATCTCCTCGCGTACGCCGATGAGGCATCGCGCCGCCAATCGTTTTTAAAGTCTTTCTCAGAACAGGTCCGCAGTTTATCTGTGGGCGACGACTGA
- a CDS encoding isocitrate/isopropylmalate family dehydrogenase, producing MSKPTIVVMEGDQTGQELLEEALRVLSPDVTGYDVAFQRFDLSLENRRKTNNQVVYEAAAAMRESRLGLKAATITPETKGDVGSPNAILRKEINGTVIVRTGRRIPGVQPPVAVSSPISVVRMAVDDAYGAKEWREETADGEYAFRTEKISRAICKGVAKYAFQHAKRLNAKVFGGPKFTVSPIYEGMLKEEMDAAAPQYPDVAYEPQLIDATYALLLVKAGEPLVIPALNRDGDCLSDLVLQMFGSIAGSESILLALDDNFQPNVVMAEAPHGTAPSLFGKNVANPMAMILAGASLLGYQDDKAAQTVSQAIYDSTLEAVMEGTRTSDLGGKSTTTEFTDEVIRRVRAKL from the coding sequence ATGTCTAAACCAACCATCGTAGTGATGGAAGGCGACCAAACGGGTCAGGAGTTACTCGAAGAGGCACTTCGTGTACTCTCCCCAGACGTGACTGGTTATGATGTCGCGTTTCAACGTTTTGATTTGAGCCTGGAGAATCGTCGAAAGACCAACAACCAAGTCGTGTACGAAGCGGCAGCAGCCATGCGCGAAAGCCGTTTAGGATTGAAGGCCGCGACCATCACGCCAGAGACCAAAGGCGATGTTGGCAGCCCGAACGCAATTTTGCGCAAGGAAATCAACGGCACGGTCATCGTTCGTACGGGTCGCCGCATTCCCGGCGTGCAACCGCCGGTTGCCGTCTCTTCCCCGATCTCGGTCGTCCGGATGGCGGTCGACGATGCGTACGGCGCAAAGGAATGGCGTGAAGAGACAGCGGACGGGGAATACGCGTTTCGCACAGAGAAAATCTCCCGCGCTATCTGTAAAGGTGTCGCTAAGTACGCGTTCCAGCACGCGAAGCGCCTGAACGCAAAAGTGTTCGGTGGTCCAAAATTCACAGTCAGCCCTATCTACGAGGGAATGCTGAAGGAAGAAATGGACGCTGCTGCCCCACAATATCCCGATGTGGCCTATGAGCCGCAGTTGATCGACGCGACCTACGCACTGCTGCTCGTAAAGGCTGGGGAACCTCTGGTCATCCCTGCCCTCAACCGCGACGGCGATTGCCTGTCCGACCTCGTGCTGCAGATGTTCGGGTCCATCGCCGGATCAGAATCGATTTTGCTGGCGCTTGACGACAACTTCCAGCCGAACGTGGTCATGGCCGAAGCGCCTCATGGAACAGCCCCAAGCCTATTCGGCAAGAATGTCGCGAACCCGATGGCCATGATTCTGGCAGGTGCTTCGCTACTCGGGTATCAGGACGACAAAGCGGCACAAACCGTCTCCCAGGCTATCTACGACAGCACCTTAGAGGCTGTCATGGAAGGGACTCGCACGTCCGATCTCGGTGGGAAATCCACCACGACCGAATTCACCGATGAAGTGATTCGCCGCGTTCGCGCCAAGCTGTAA
- a CDS encoding IclR family transcriptional regulator, giving the protein MADNTTTSTTVRSVERALDILLCFAKSPRELSLSEIAREVGLHKSTAHRLLLSLQAKGFVRKQAGSDKYILGWSILELLGNVYLSDELTTLALPEMTKLRDITGETVSLYIRSGIERIRIQAVESNEPIRNVAAIGQTYPLYIGASGKVLLAFADEAVVDEVFLRECLPQDFSRTELLQQLDKIRSDGYAMSIQERDLGASAIAAPVFGRNHECIASLSISGPVSRFTVDKMNQCVDVLCTSAAWLTKMLSH; this is encoded by the coding sequence TTGGCGGACAATACGACCACATCGACGACGGTCCGCTCAGTCGAACGAGCATTGGATATCCTACTCTGTTTCGCAAAATCACCGCGAGAGTTGAGCCTCAGTGAGATTGCGCGGGAAGTAGGACTACATAAGAGCACGGCACACCGTCTCTTACTTTCGCTTCAAGCTAAAGGGTTTGTTCGGAAACAGGCGGGATCGGACAAATATATTTTAGGCTGGAGCATACTCGAACTACTGGGGAACGTGTATCTGTCGGACGAATTGACGACGTTGGCCTTGCCGGAGATGACGAAACTTCGAGATATCACTGGCGAGACCGTCAGTCTGTACATTCGTTCGGGCATTGAACGCATTCGGATTCAGGCCGTCGAGAGTAATGAACCCATTCGAAACGTAGCAGCTATCGGTCAGACCTATCCTCTCTATATTGGAGCTTCCGGCAAAGTCCTTTTGGCATTTGCCGATGAAGCGGTTGTCGATGAGGTGTTTTTGCGGGAGTGTCTCCCACAAGATTTCTCACGCACCGAGTTGCTGCAGCAATTGGACAAAATACGTAGTGACGGCTACGCCATGAGTATCCAAGAACGAGACCTTGGCGCTTCTGCGATTGCTGCCCCAGTATTCGGTCGCAATCACGAGTGTATCGCCTCGCTGTCGATTTCAGGGCCTGTATCCCGATTTACCGTCGACAAAATGAATCAATGTGTCGACGTGTTATGTACGTCAGCCGCTTGGCTTACGAAGATGCTCTCCCATTGA
- a CDS encoding amidase domain-containing protein, which yields MKSCLEAVRQYFDARTQNWLAKDERLFGEMMPAGERPQWLARTVHQAERKRRAYLAQGKRLARAHTKIDILEMQASKDKMTVRVTVLETICWAYIEAHTPAVECRRIVHRQVWVYSESAWRLQTAEETSDGQSFLQEDVGPRLAEDLRTPKRPMRNLVYDRVRATRYADVWWDGFNPRYPKLADDCTNFISQCIHAGGVPMTKIGDKQNGWWVGNGKSKGSWSYTWTTSNALYHYVLREVGGKRVPSPSDLKMGDLIFYDWEGTGTFHHSTIITDFDDAGYPLVNAHTDPSYHRPFTYYDSRAWTEQTRYAFVHLPDNLSG from the coding sequence GTGAAATCATGTCTGGAAGCGGTTCGTCAATATTTTGACGCACGTACGCAAAACTGGCTGGCGAAGGATGAGCGTCTGTTCGGCGAGATGATGCCTGCCGGGGAGCGCCCACAGTGGCTGGCAAGGACGGTTCACCAGGCGGAACGAAAACGTCGGGCGTACCTCGCCCAAGGCAAGCGTTTGGCACGGGCGCACACGAAAATAGATATTCTCGAGATGCAAGCTTCCAAGGATAAGATGACCGTTCGCGTCACAGTGCTAGAAACCATCTGTTGGGCCTATATCGAGGCGCACACACCTGCGGTGGAGTGTCGCCGCATCGTTCATCGACAGGTGTGGGTATACAGCGAAAGCGCATGGCGACTTCAGACAGCTGAAGAGACCAGTGATGGTCAGTCGTTTTTGCAGGAGGACGTTGGACCGCGCCTGGCGGAAGACTTGCGAACGCCGAAGCGTCCAATGAGAAACTTGGTATACGACCGCGTGCGCGCGACTCGTTATGCGGATGTGTGGTGGGACGGATTCAATCCACGCTACCCCAAACTTGCCGACGACTGCACAAATTTTATCTCCCAATGCATTCACGCAGGGGGCGTGCCGATGACGAAAATCGGCGATAAGCAAAATGGCTGGTGGGTCGGCAACGGAAAAAGTAAGGGATCTTGGAGCTATACGTGGACGACGTCGAATGCATTGTATCACTATGTTCTCCGCGAAGTGGGTGGCAAGCGGGTGCCAAGCCCCTCCGATTTGAAAATGGGAGACCTCATTTTTTACGATTGGGAAGGCACCGGGACATTTCACCATAGTACGATTATTACGGATTTTGACGATGCGGGGTACCCACTCGTCAATGCGCATACGGACCCGAGTTATCATCGACCATTCACGTACTACGACAGCAGGGCATGGACCGAACAAACCAGATATGCATTTGTCCACTTGCCGGATAACTTGTCAGGCTAG
- a CDS encoding tRNA (cytidine(34)-2'-O)-methyltransferase encodes MNIVLVEPEIPANTGNISRTCAVTGSALHLIRPLGFSTDDRQLKRAGLDYWSLLDITYYDSLQDLWNKHPQGRFYYVETNGGAWYTDVKYGMDDFLVFGKETTGLPRDVIAAHENDVIRIPMRNDAKARSLNLSNAVAIVAFEALRQNGFPGMV; translated from the coding sequence ATGAACATTGTACTCGTAGAACCCGAAATTCCAGCGAATACGGGCAATATCTCGAGGACCTGCGCGGTGACTGGGAGCGCTTTGCACCTGATTCGTCCGCTTGGTTTCTCGACAGATGATAGACAATTAAAACGGGCTGGACTCGATTACTGGTCTTTGCTCGACATCACCTATTACGATTCTTTACAGGACCTGTGGAACAAGCATCCACAAGGTCGCTTCTACTATGTGGAGACGAACGGTGGAGCCTGGTACACAGACGTCAAATATGGAATGGATGACTTTCTGGTCTTTGGCAAAGAGACCACAGGGTTACCGCGAGATGTCATCGCCGCGCATGAGAATGACGTGATCCGCATTCCAATGCGAAACGATGCCAAGGCGCGAAGCCTCAATCTGTCAAATGCTGTGGCGATTGTCGCGTTTGAGGCGCTGCGCCAAAATGGCTTTCCTGGGATGGTGTGA
- a CDS encoding HAD family hydrolase, translating into MLTTLLFDLDGTLLPMDLDAFMKEYFRRLAPHLADHYRPDEIVPWMMGALRNVAENETPQITNLDKFRRALFDSDMQKLEQIWPLFEQFYDSSFDDIQHVVSPSHIAREICRTARDKGYRLVLATNPIFPEVATMARIRWAGLDASWFTLITTMENSHFCKPNPKYFLEILDKLNITPNECMMIGNDVQEDGAAGYVGIRGYLVTDDLIDRNLGTFDFDEVGTREELLRFVQGLPDLTEC; encoded by the coding sequence ATGCTAACGACACTTTTGTTCGATCTCGACGGCACGTTACTACCGATGGATTTGGACGCCTTCATGAAGGAGTATTTCAGGCGTCTCGCGCCACACTTGGCAGATCACTACCGCCCGGATGAGATTGTACCGTGGATGATGGGTGCGCTGCGAAATGTCGCTGAAAACGAAACACCCCAGATCACAAACTTAGACAAGTTTCGGCGTGCGCTGTTCGACAGCGACATGCAGAAGTTGGAACAGATTTGGCCTCTATTCGAGCAATTCTACGATTCTTCGTTCGATGATATCCAACATGTGGTGTCACCCAGCCATATTGCTCGGGAAATATGTCGAACGGCGCGTGACAAGGGGTATCGCCTGGTGTTGGCGACAAATCCGATTTTCCCAGAAGTGGCGACGATGGCAAGAATTCGTTGGGCAGGTCTCGACGCATCGTGGTTCACGCTCATTACGACTATGGAAAACAGCCACTTCTGTAAGCCGAATCCAAAGTACTTTTTGGAGATCTTGGACAAGCTGAACATTACGCCGAACGAGTGTATGATGATTGGCAATGATGTTCAGGAGGATGGCGCTGCTGGTTACGTCGGCATTCGTGGCTACCTGGTGACTGATGATTTGATTGATCGGAACCTCGGGACCTTTGACTTTGATGAAGTGGGAACGCGCGAGGAGCTACTGCGATTCGTGCAAGGGCTACCAGATCTGACGGAGTGTTGA